The Pseudomonadota bacterium genome window below encodes:
- a CDS encoding HU family DNA-binding protein yields MATVKAKAKTKVLGKKDVIDSVAKKANLSKKDAQNAVKALMDTVKENLKKGVTVRLIPFGNFEVRKRAGRVGRNPRTNEKIEIKSRNVPAFRPGKELKDAVK; encoded by the coding sequence ATGGCAACCGTAAAGGCAAAGGCCAAGACCAAGGTTCTTGGCAAGAAAGACGTGATCGACTCCGTGGCCAAGAAGGCCAACCTGTCGAAGAAAGATGCCCAGAATGCGGTGAAGGCCCTTATGGACACCGTCAAGGAGAACCTCAAGAAGGGCGTGACCGTGCGTCTCATCCCCTTCGGCAACTTCGAAGTTCGCAAGCGGGCTGGCCGTGTCGGACGCAATCCGCGCACGAACGAGAAGATCGAGATCAAGTCTCGCAACGTGCCCGCCTTCCGCCCGGGCAAGGAGCTCAAGGACGCCGTGAAGTAG
- a CDS encoding HAMP domain-containing protein, which produces MRVASSSVLWYFEMTPMPPRLTVETFISVRPRRRYSTMRVSSLRGDLPEGPDSGVSWRSDRDVIAQRSAPGKRALLGSRAPPAAAGPCGESKGRAAYISQTMGIPARHLSLLALPLLMALAPLLSGCERVTSVSTDGRLCVPLPALAVSTAVAALTGFMLARLSRRTASKVLEMRQVAEEMAEGALDKRLPVGGSDDLAALAATINRLADQLKRTIEGITEEKNTLDAILSSMADGVITIARDGTVTFANATAGRFVADLTQARAATGEPLAPAGEAREADARPPQQARLIGRSLYRDLDVSELTAACFDTREAITREMKLGETYMSVFAIPLKSHADGGAGEVMLLLRDVTSLRQVETARSQFLGNVSHELKTPLTIIKGFVVTLQKSEGIPEEWKRYLDFIDRETDRLTRLVNDLLNLARLRSKRTQMNFTFCEPLELLKDTCRQLLSQADKADVTLTFDAPTELPVLLADADRFKEIVLNLVDNAFKYSPPKASVRLTAEATAEHLVVVVHDSGSGIPAEEVPFLFERFFRGSEKGGRKSGGSGIGLAIVKEIIDAHRGSIRVESDVGVGTRFIVELPLRRVGRRKTDAAADESRG; this is translated from the coding sequence ATGCGGGTGGCGTCATCGAGCGTCTTGTGGTACTTCGAGATGACGCCCATGCCTCCAAGGCTCACGGTGGAGACCTTCATTTCGGTGCGGCCGAGACGGCGATATTCCACGATGCGTGTGTCCAGTCTTCGAGGTGATCTGCCAGAGGGGCCCGACTCGGGGGTGTCGTGGCGCTCCGACCGTGACGTTATAGCACAAAGATCCGCCCCAGGGAAGCGGGCTCTTCTGGGATCTCGCGCTCCTCCTGCCGCCGCCGGCCCTTGCGGGGAATCGAAAGGGCGCGCGGCGTATATCTCGCAGACGATGGGCATTCCCGCACGCCACCTCTCCCTCCTCGCGCTGCCCCTACTCATGGCGCTCGCACCGCTGTTGTCGGGGTGTGAGCGCGTCACATCGGTGAGCACCGATGGCAGGCTCTGCGTGCCTCTTCCGGCGTTGGCCGTGAGCACTGCCGTGGCCGCGCTCACGGGATTCATGCTGGCCCGCCTGTCGCGCAGGACCGCGAGCAAGGTGCTCGAGATGCGGCAGGTCGCCGAGGAGATGGCCGAAGGCGCGCTCGACAAGCGGCTGCCCGTGGGAGGAAGCGACGATCTCGCCGCCCTGGCCGCCACCATCAACCGTCTCGCAGACCAGCTGAAGCGCACCATCGAAGGGATCACCGAGGAGAAGAACACCCTCGACGCCATCCTCTCGTCGATGGCCGACGGCGTGATCACCATCGCCCGCGACGGCACGGTGACCTTCGCCAACGCCACCGCGGGGAGGTTCGTGGCAGATCTGACGCAGGCCCGAGCTGCGACAGGCGAGCCCCTTGCTCCCGCCGGCGAGGCGCGCGAAGCAGATGCTCGCCCCCCGCAGCAAGCACGCCTCATCGGACGCAGCCTGTACCGCGACCTCGACGTGTCGGAGCTGACGGCGGCCTGCTTCGACACGCGTGAAGCCATCACACGCGAGATGAAGCTGGGAGAGACGTACATGAGCGTCTTCGCCATCCCGTTGAAGAGCCACGCCGACGGAGGCGCGGGCGAGGTCATGCTGCTGCTGCGCGACGTGACCAGCCTGCGCCAGGTCGAGACCGCGCGGTCGCAGTTCCTGGGCAACGTCTCGCACGAGCTGAAGACGCCGCTCACCATCATCAAGGGCTTCGTGGTCACCCTCCAGAAGAGCGAGGGGATACCCGAGGAATGGAAGCGCTACCTCGATTTCATCGACCGCGAGACCGACCGTCTCACGCGCCTGGTGAACGATCTGCTCAACCTTGCGCGGCTTCGAAGCAAGCGCACGCAGATGAACTTCACCTTCTGCGAGCCGCTCGAGCTCCTCAAGGACACCTGTCGCCAGCTGCTCTCGCAGGCCGACAAGGCAGACGTCACCCTCACGTTCGACGCCCCCACCGAGCTGCCCGTTCTCCTGGCGGACGCCGATCGCTTCAAGGAGATCGTGCTCAATCTCGTCGACAACGCGTTCAAGTACTCTCCCCCCAAAGCCTCGGTGCGGCTGACGGCCGAGGCGACCGCTGAGCATCTCGTGGTCGTGGTGCACGACAGCGGCTCCGGAATCCCCGCGGAGGAAGTCCCCTTCCTGTTCGAGCGCTTCTTCCGAGGCAGCGAGAAAGGAGGGCGAAAGTCCGGTGGCAGCGGCATCGGCCTGGCCATCGTCAAGGAGATCATCGACGCGCACCGCGGAAGCATACGTGTGGAGAGCGACGTAGGCGTAGGCACGCGATTCATCGTCGAACTGCCGCTGCGACGCGTGGGGCGGCGCAAGACCGACGCCGCGGCCGACGAGTCGAGGGGCTGA
- a CDS encoding radical SAM protein, with amino-acid sequence MTWRASSTSISAEICPSDEGRAEVTLDTRTGIEPAPGTASRVKPATLALLSMYDIENNATRVLAASARRAGHRVIEIFFKDWVNNDFIPPNPYELSALVSLLREHDVDMAAISVRASAYHKVASRLTRLIRDQVDVPVMWGGTHAILVPEKCIEVADAVCVGEGDITIVDSLTAIAEGRDLAGLKNLWVRDGGSIIRNPVENLVQNLDTLPFRDYTSADKFWIQGRKVRQGDPMVGDPVFPIMCSRGCVFKCSYCYNSQFATDVYKGKGKYYRTRSVSDVIDEINRNRAVFPNMMKVKFDDEVFPLAKGWIEEFIDRYPREVGLPFEAFIEPKLVETDLFTRLRGAGLEVIYMGVQNTHRVNAEIYDRYVPESKIVESVQLFHDIGIDYRLQVIVDDPMSSSEDKQYLFDFLLSLPRPFELYLFSMVVFPNTSLARKLISSGLITEKEVEGEITKTFQQMRVSLNWPRKPEDTFWCCMLVLLTKPFLPKPFLRWLSRNAWLKANPRPLVWFAQAANVVKMAGVCLRMLKKGELTYTLVRRWANPNSMISQ; translated from the coding sequence ATGACGTGGCGCGCAAGCTCTACTTCGATCTCGGCGGAAATCTGCCCGAGCGATGAGGGGAGAGCGGAAGTGACCCTCGACACGCGAACGGGCATCGAGCCCGCGCCGGGAACGGCGTCTCGGGTGAAGCCGGCGACGCTGGCGCTGCTCTCGATGTACGACATCGAGAACAATGCCACGCGCGTCCTCGCGGCCAGCGCTCGTCGCGCGGGCCATCGGGTCATTGAGATCTTCTTCAAGGACTGGGTCAACAACGATTTCATCCCCCCCAACCCGTACGAGCTCAGCGCGCTCGTCTCGTTGCTGCGCGAGCACGACGTCGACATGGCCGCCATCAGCGTGCGCGCCTCGGCCTATCACAAGGTGGCGTCGCGTCTGACGCGCCTCATCCGCGATCAGGTCGACGTGCCGGTCATGTGGGGAGGCACCCACGCCATTCTCGTGCCCGAGAAGTGCATCGAGGTGGCCGACGCGGTATGTGTGGGCGAGGGAGACATCACCATCGTCGACTCGCTCACGGCGATTGCCGAGGGACGTGACCTGGCCGGTCTCAAGAACCTCTGGGTGCGCGACGGCGGCTCCATCATTCGCAACCCGGTCGAGAATCTCGTGCAGAACCTCGACACGCTGCCGTTCCGGGACTATACGAGCGCAGACAAGTTCTGGATCCAGGGGCGCAAGGTGCGCCAGGGCGATCCGATGGTGGGCGACCCTGTGTTTCCCATCATGTGCTCTCGCGGATGCGTGTTCAAGTGCTCGTACTGCTACAACAGTCAGTTCGCCACCGATGTCTACAAGGGCAAGGGAAAGTACTACCGCACCCGCTCGGTGAGCGATGTCATCGATGAGATCAACCGCAACCGCGCCGTCTTCCCGAACATGATGAAGGTCAAGTTCGACGACGAGGTCTTTCCCCTCGCCAAGGGGTGGATCGAGGAGTTCATCGATCGCTATCCGCGCGAGGTAGGGCTGCCGTTCGAGGCGTTCATCGAGCCCAAGCTTGTCGAGACCGACCTCTTCACCCGCCTGCGCGGCGCGGGGCTTGAAGTCATCTACATGGGGGTGCAGAACACCCATCGCGTGAACGCCGAGATCTACGACCGCTACGTGCCCGAGAGCAAGATCGTCGAATCGGTGCAGCTCTTCCACGACATCGGCATCGACTACCGGCTCCAGGTGATCGTCGACGATCCCATGTCGTCGTCCGAAGACAAGCAGTACCTCTTCGACTTCCTGCTCTCGCTGCCGCGGCCGTTCGAGCTGTACCTGTTCTCCATGGTGGTCTTTCCCAACACGTCGTTGGCGCGAAAGCTCATCAGCTCGGGCCTCATCACCGAAAAGGAGGTCGAAGGTGAGATCACCAAGACCTTCCAGCAGATGCGGGTCAGCCTCAACTGGCCGCGCAAGCCCGAAGACACCTTCTGGTGCTGCATGCTGGTTCTTCTCACCAAGCCGTTCCTCCCCAAGCCCTTTCTGCGCTGGCTGTCGCGCAATGCGTGGCTGAAGGCGAATCCGCGGCCGCTGGTGTGGTTCGCCCAGGCTGCAAACGTCGTGAAGATGGCGGGGGTGTGCCTTCGCATGCTGAAGAAGGGTGAGCTCACCTACACGCTCGTCCGGAGATGGGCCAATCCCAACTCCATGATCAGCCAGTAG